The Anguilla anguilla isolate fAngAng1 chromosome 2, fAngAng1.pri, whole genome shotgun sequence genome contains the following window.
CACACAGCGAATGCTGGTCATCTGTCAAATTAACACAAACACTATAATAACAAGGCAACCACCAGATGGCATCCAAGGACTCAAATCATAAAACTGTGAGACACGGCGTATTAACTTTGAGAAATcaagacattaaaaatatttgtacttgtacttatattgtattttatacttGTATTTTGAAGTTTTTGACAGCATACAACAAGTAGACATAGAACGTGGCGTGTCGTCAGAGCACGAAAAGATCAAACACCAGGTCGCTGCTTGATGTAAAATGGCTTCTCACAAAGATTCTGCCCTGGCATGGACAATGACTCTCATCTGATTAATCTCAcaggaaaactgtttttttctggtatACTTTAGTTTACATAATAGCCTATAATTCAGTGATTTAAGAAGGCCACACAATCAACAGCTAATGGATTAGCAGGTATGGTTTAAAACATGAGACCAAAACTGATAACTGGGTGGCCCCTCAATCCATTAGGATATACAACTGCAACAGGTAGCGAAAGAATTAAAGTAATGTCAAGGCCCATTTAAACTGGGAAACACGGGAAGTGTTAGCATCATGGCCGAGCAGAGCCTTGCAAATCACACTCAAATGAATTCTGCTCAGCACTCcctccagtgtttttttcttgaaatgtgTTCAGCAACCAATCCTTACTTCAACTGCTCTAGACACATAGCCACCCCAGTTACAGCAGTTAATGTAGAGTCCAACAAACTGGCACATTAACAGTAGCCAGGCATCAGCTAACAGCAACAGAATCTCTGTTCTTTCTTACCGTTGATTTTGTCTTAGTCAGATATGTGGCTTTCAGGCATTTTCTAGCAAGCCTGACTAAAGCACAAGGCAAGAGCTTCCAGACTGACCACATATTGATTATCAAGGATTATTAACACACTGCAAACAGCTTGTATGACTGGTTTACAAATAAAAGGCTAGAGGGGTTGCCAAACAATctaacaaacacatttaaggTAAAATCACGTGTACTCATTGTGTAACACCACATTAAGTCCGTGAACTGATTACGcccatttccatttttggatttgaattaaggagaaaaaatgtattcgTTCGTGCTGTTTAATTCGTCCACCAAGTCATTAATTTGGTATATCCATGCCAGTTTCAAAGGGACTTTGTATAGGCACAAgatttttacaatgttatttacaaattaaatgaaacagtaaaaacaatgtATGCCCTgcctgaaatacattttatttaaccttttgcTATCAATAATTAATGCggtaaattataataattaatctGTAACACTAATGGTCTTCATTGGTACACCAGGCATATTAAGCCCAGTCTGAACTTATTTCAATATACTGCATAATAATGgaacaattttattaaaatctaATAacagtttttaagttttaagttaAGTCATAAAGCTTTAAAAGAAAGATGAATCTGGTTTTTACGTAAATTATTTTGCAACAAATGTGACAATAGCCCATATGTTAAGAAATGTCTTAACCTAGATTTGAGCGGTCTTAATAGGTACAACACTACATGATTTCTGCTCTTGTGTGCCACATGCAACAATCCCGGGGTCAGCAATCGGACACTGAGGCTGACACCACTTAAACCAAGGTCCAATGGCATACATTAGAACACTCCACAATCTGCTGTTTTCAGGTCAAGGATTCTAATCCAATGAGTGGAAACTGCGTGCCTTGTCGGAGTCTGACGTGTCAACTGTGGACCACCTAAGATAAAGCAATCAAAAATGGAACGCAAACAATTAATTAAGCAACTATTTCAGATAAACTCTCAAAACGGGGAAGTACCGTGAAAACGCGGTCTTCAAAGATTATATGGCGCACTAATAAAATACAAGCAAAACCGCGTATCAGCAGTAGCCCATTGACTTCCAATTTGCGATGGACGAAAGCTGTTTTATGAACTAGTAGAAGGTTGCCAGAACAAAAAGTTGCGAACATAATTAGAAACACACCACgactaaaataaatagaatgtaACATGAAAAATCCTCGCTTTTGAGATGGATTTTCGAGAACATGGCAGCCCTGTTCCCTACACACATTTCTTCCGTATGCCAAAAGCAGCTTTGTTTCAACTTCGTTCCGTCCGATGGAAATATGGTATGAAATTCCTttctttggaaaatattatatCACTCGTTGCGCTTAGTTTAAAAAGGAACAGTCAAGTTTCTGGCTTCTGGACTTGCTCATTAGATCCCAACACCTTAATAATATAACGAAACCAAATGTGTTACCTTGCtaacatttagaaaatatgcTGTTATTGAAATGAACTAGTCAATGTTGATTAGCCAGTGCGGGTCGATGTCTCCTAGACTTATTTAAGCAGACATTTCCACTTTAAAACAGAGCCGTAACTAGTTTCATTATGTGCTTCAGAACAGGAACTTAACTGTAAtgactgaatttaattattacattaattataATGGTGAATATTCAACCCGTTTAATAGTGGCTCAAATGCGTAGCTTCTCAAGCTAAAGCAGTGGCATTGCACTGTCCTTACGCCGTGGGATGGCAATGTTCGGCTCTATGGTTCGGCTACTAAATCATAGCAATTAAGTGGTATGATCAATGCGGTACATCTagaatgaaaaggaaaagatgTCACTTTTAAGGAGGACAGCAACATGGGAAATATCTGAATCCGAGGGGGAAAGCGATTCTGAAATCAAGTCAAAAAGCACTTATGATCTCCCTAAAACTGATGAACCAATAACACAGAGGATTCAGACGGAAAAATGCGATGCTCCTGCCAGGCGTTCTGAAGCACAAAACCTCTCTGTTCCCTCGACGGTAGCCCCTTCAACTCCGAGTCCGGGGAAAAGACGACGGCGAACCAAAGAAGAGATTGAtgcggataaattgaatttggtGCAGAAGAAAAAGGTCAGAGAGAAACTTAGAAATGAAAAGGCtcaagaaaaagagaagaaaagacaaGAGCAGCAAAGGAGAAAACAAGACGCAGAGCGCCTGAAATGTTACCGACCTGagaactgtttaaaatgtttgacgGTGTGCGTCGATTCCGGTAAGTTTGGAAGCCACCTAGGCCTGTACATAGTGATATTCTATTTGTGTTTCTTGAAATGTACACCTTCTGTCTGTGATAGTTATTCTGTGAAGTGAATTATGTTAAAGGAATGTTGTTTTGTAGCTTTACTACAGGATGAAAGGTCAGATATTCTACTTGGGTCTCTGTTCTCCCTGGAGTGGAAGACCACCATTGAAGAGCAGCAGCTTCTCCACAGCATCACGTGGACAAGGGACCTTCCTCAGGTAATTTGGCTAGCTTGGATGGTTAGCaccaacagaaatgtttttacctGCATTTCTACTCATCTTGGTTTTTTAAAGCCACTGGTTTGCTGGCTGCTTTGGcatacaatataaatgtaatatttataataatccAATGTCCATTTGTAATTTTAGGAGTTAGTTTTTTCTTAATGGGATTTTTTTAAGGTCAAGACTGAAGAGTGTCAGATCACCTAGCAGGTATAATATACTGTAAGGCATAGATCCCAGatacttatttttaatgattattaaaATACAGGGTGAAGACAAGCCAAGCCCAGTTCTGGAGGAACAAGTTCTCATGGTTTTGACTCTGAATGACTTCTTGGACATGGTGGTCTCCATCAAGCATGTATGCTTCccatttacttttttgtatctgtaatgctgtaatgagGCAAATACATAATCCGTGGCTGATACGAGTTCTAACCTTGGTACAGGCTGAACAAAAAGGCACTGAAGAGGTGGCTGTGAACTCCTTATTCAAGCAGCTATCTGAGTACCTTaacagaaatggagagaaagtaGTCACCCTGGCAGTGATGGGGCCAAACCCAAACAGCTGGTATCAAGCTTTCACATTTTAGTACCATTTCCCCAGTAATGATACTGCATTGATTAACCATCTTAACTAGCATGATTTCTGTCCTCAGGACTCTGTGTTCTCGACGACATGAGGACCAGATGCTCAGACCACAAATGGGAGAGGAGGGTAGTGATATTGAGGAAGTAAGCTTTTTTCATAATACACCAGTTGTgcttttttctcatatttttagTGTGCAGGTGAAAAGTTGTTTTTGTGGTCTTCTGTTTCGCTTAGGCCCTCGTGTTCCTGCAGCTGTACAGGAACACCTCTGTCATCTTCCTGGAGAGCTGGCAGGGTCTTACGGACCATGTGTGTGCCATTACCAAGGCCTTGTCCAAACGGCCATTCAAGTAAGCCAAATATCTCTCCTATGCCATGAAAGAATCTGCCCTTTTTTAGTTCTCATCAACGCAGGAagatttttacaattatttccCACTCCAGACAGCTGACCGAGCAAGACAACCTGCCTTTCTGCTTGGATGGCTCGTGGGCCAGTGGGGTGCGGGTTGAGAGGGATGGGACGGGACTGAGCCATGTTTGGAGCAGGCAAATCCAGCAGCTGAATCGAGTGAGCCCTGCAGTGGCTGCTGGGGTGTCTTCAGCGTTCCCCTCACCTCAGCTGCTCCTACAGGTATGCATTTACTCCAACTCCCAGAACCTTGTAGGAACACTTaggtgaattaaaatattcagtatGCAGAGCTGTTCCATATTTTGTTCTATGGCTGCAGTTTCATATAGAGGTGtgcagtgccttcagaaagtattcatctcgttaacattttcacatttattctgTTACACCTTGAAGTTTTAATGcaccaaaatatatttcttcTTTACTATCAGAATCAATTCAACACATTTAtgatgcaaaacattttatatttactgaattatttttcaaatattaaaagaGATGCATTAGATATTCACTTGTGAATGAGAACTGTGGTTCCGGTTGTGAGACCTCACAAAGTCTGTGATGTTTGTTCTGCAGTCATGCAGTTAAACACAGGTGGATTCGAAATCAACAAAGGTGGACCTCACTATGCATGTAGTTTGACGTCAAGAAAAATGGAATACACCTGACCCAATTTAGGTTGGTAATACAGAGTGAATACTCAAGTTTTGAAGACATCTGAATACTttaattttcattgaaattacTTAAAGGACAAAACCACAACAAATGTAGTACAACACtcaaattatgtttaatttgaCTTTGACAACATGACTAGAAATCAGTGGGGGGTGaaaactttctgaaggcacCGTAGTGGAAGAATAATATGAGATATCTACGTTGACTTGTGTTTACTGTGTATCTGACCTGCATCCAGGCATACAAAGACTTGGACTCTGAAGTTGAAAGGAAAGGACTACTTGCGGATCTGTTGGCAAAAagtggggagagggaaaggcGTGTCGGACCAGAGATCTCAAATAGGGTGTATCAATTTCTCACAGCACAAAATCCTGAGCTGGTCCTGGACTAAGGCGATTTGAATTATAACTGTGGTGGAAACCTTGTTTCTAATAATTGAACCTTTTTCAGGAAATTATCTATCAGATTTGTGTCAGCAAAGTATCAAGAAGGATCAATGCCAAGTTTGTGGCATTACTGTATCAGAGGATATCAAGACACTGACATTTTGACAGACATTTTAGATTTACAATGCCTTTTAACATTAGTTTCAATGATACAAATATTGTCATAGGTTTTATAGTGCAAATGGAggtgataaaaaataaagatgagtacaatgtatttttctgatttgttttcatcattCTGAAGTAATGTATCTGGTAACagcccgggggtggggggtgggtggtggtagTAATGCCATGATGACAACATTAATGTCTGAGActgtttatttagaaaaaaatctgCTGTTATAGCCATTACAATTTTGTACAAAtggcttattttttatttgcaaatgaagTATCATGCTTTTAGGGACACACAACAGCAGTTCAGATAGGAAATGATGACATGCATTATGTACATAGTTAAAGTTAAACCAGTGAGCAAAaccttttgttcttttctgcaGAACAAAAGGTTTTACAACAAAAGGTTTTTAAGTAAACTCCCACATAACCTAGTGCAATGGGACCAGAGGGGAGATGGGTACATGATAAGTGGGGGGGGAAtctgtaaaaatttaaatatgcatggcAGCTGATAAAATTTCAGTGTGAATATGCAGAAATGAATCTGCAAGAAACCTTTTGTTCCCAGCACAGTGACCATACGCAATCAATCACAGGATTAGTAGTCCTATCTTGCACCACGAGTGCAAGTACGGGCGTTATTGTACTACACTTGTGTAAAAGTTGCCACTTCACCAGGCTGTAAATCTTGATTAGAAACTGACAGTAACATGCTGGGTAATCCAGTAGGTCGCTTATCAGAGTGGTGGTTACGTGGGAGTTTAAACAGTAACTTTCACTTTGACATCCCGCCTTCcaaaatctccccccccccccactcccttccCTTACAGCCGAGTCAAACTCAATAGAACAGTGGTCCAGATTCATGGCATTAGTTAAGGACAGCATGTTGTGGACTTTGCACAAATGACAGCTCACGGAGGGTTTAAAAGGGCAAATTTTACCGAATAAAGTCTTTCTCCAAAGCTACTGCAGCCATTgctttcaaaattcaaatgcGTAATTGGACATTGACAATGCCACATAAACATTCTGTATTGTGAAGGTAACACTTTCATAATAGCCAAACTTGgttataaaaatatttgctgAAGGTATGAAATTGAACATTAATTCCTAATGTTGGATTTCATATATGGACTACAACTTCAATTGATTCATGAATGTCAAATATTTCTAGCTTCAATAAGCAGCTAGGTGAAGGTTATAAGATCAATGATATGATTTAGTCTTGTGTATGAGTTAGTCAGCAAGGGTCCTTGTATCCAAGTAATCATAACAAATCTAAATTCAGTAAGAACAAGAGGAAAGAACGgttacaaattaaaatgtgttattcCCCCAAAACCAAAGAAAGGTGCCGTAAATTACAATTCCGTGACAATTAACTTTTAAATTGAGCAAGCAGGGATCATGTGATGAATTGTCTGGTCTTCATCAGCAAACTCAACTTGATGCGCAGCCAGATTTCACCTACTGTAGACCAGCAGCTCTGGAGGGTGAGATCTGAGAAACTCAACAGACCACCTCACAGTGCTGAAGCCAGGAGGCAGGGAgatagttttttgttgttgatgtgaCCACATGTACTGAGGACTAGTAGTGCCAGTAAAGCAGCTATGGCCTGTCCCAGTAGCCTAGGACTGAccataaaagaaaaacagtgcaGAGCCTTTATCAACAACAGAAATGATATAAATATTAAGGATTATGACAACTGTCATcataaatcacaaaaataacagTTACAATATCAGAGATGATGGtcatgaaaatgatttgttaGGTCAGTTATTTCTGAGCGGCCAGTCAATGCAGAAtaattagctgttttttttttccaattagaatttttaaaagaataattagCTGTTTTTTACGGAACTAGTCGGATTATACATGTGAGAAGTATGCTATCCTGATAACAAGATTACTTCGTAGCTTGACTGTCTGCGTTATTgtgcacatttcattttgtattatttctatattgcaaaaaaacagATTGAGAATGTATTAAGAGATGATCTATGGTCCATTTCAGAGCCAATACAAAGAcactaaaaatgtaaacaagccaCAGTGGATCTTATGACTAGTCGTGCTGCACTAAATCTTGATGGATTTTGAAAACTGGAGCACCGTCAGCAGTTAATTTCAGGCTCCTCCACATTAAGTCCTTAACTGGGGCTATTATTCTAGAGGTTATTCTGCGTGACTGTTTTAAGAACTCGGTGCATAGCGTAATCAGTAATTCAATTCCACAGTAATCAACTTAGATTCAGGCAAATGTGCAAAATAACGACCAGCAGGTTAACTGtaaatgttgaaatgtgtacatgtataaaAAAGACCCATATTCAACTGACGTACAGAATGAAACTAAATATCAACTGATTTCAACATCTGCCTTATGCACGTCCGTGTGTATGATTACTTGTACTCTGCAAGTTCACAGCGCACTCGCATTGTATTTGGCTCAGATACGACTGATGTCCTCTACAGAAAGGAGATGAACAGTGAAACGCAACAAGCTTTCTTTTGTTCCACCCAATAACAACTATGGTGGGAGGAGCTCAAGCCAAGAAAAGGGAAGTGCCCATACATCACTATTCACACGTCAAAGCCACTATCTTCCATTCTGGCTCTTTCCACCAGATAGCCACAGCTTCCATTAGGCAGAATAGCTCAGCCTTGCACAAAGTACCAACACCTGCAAGTCGCTAGAAAGGGCTATATATGCTCCGTTTGAAATAATTTACTTAGCcaaatttgttttgaaagcaTATTGTAAACTCATTAGAAACCGTTGAATTCTGTGGTATGTTGTCATCAATTCACAATTAGTCAGCTGCAAGCTCCTTACACATGCATCATTGTATGGGTAACCAGATGACCACTACAGTAAAGCTAGCTATTCACAGCAAGCAAACCTTACCTTACTAGAATAGAACAACAGAATAGAACGCTGATCCATATTTAATGACTGTATGTTACATAGAGTATCCCCAGCTTGGGATAGAGAGCTGTGCCTGGTCCACTTCAGATGTAGGCGAGTTCATGAGTATTGAGGCTGGCGGAGACATacacaacaggaagtgacacgtggGCGGTTTGGCCACTTTACCGTGAGGCATGGGCACTCCTCATAACCAGCTTTGGCTCCCTCTCTAGACGAAGTCTGACCCCAGGGCAGGGAAACACAAGAGCTGACCACAGCCCAGCAATGGCTTCTCCCAACAGGCTCCCGCTCCTCAAGAAACCGTCAACAAACAGCATCTTTGGAACTGCAGCGCAAATCGAGTTACATTTCCGTTCCATAAAAAAGGACAAAGAGCCGAATGTTTAAAGCAGGAAGCGTGAGC
Protein-coding sequences here:
- the LOC118221607 gene encoding probable crossover junction endonuclease EME2 isoform X2, whose amino-acid sequence is MDFREHGSPVPYTHFFRMPKAALFQLRSVRWKYAPSTPSPGKRRRRTKEEIDADKLNLVQKKKVREKLRNEKAQEKEKKRQEQQRRKQDAERLKCYRPENCLKCLTVCVDSALLQDERSDILLGSLFSLEWKTTIEEQQLLHSITWTRDLPQGEDKPSPVLEEQVLMVLTLNDFLDMVVSIKHAEQKGTEEVAVNSLFKQLSEYLNRNGEKVVTLAVMGPNPNSWTLCSRRHEDQMLRPQMGEEGSDIEEALVFLQLYRNTSVIFLESWQGLTDHVCAITKALSKRPFKQLTEQDNLPFCLDGSWASGVRVERDGTGLSHVWSRQIQQLNRVSPAVAAGVSSAFPSPQLLLQAYKDLDSEVERKGLLADLLAKSGERERRVGPEISNRVYQFLTAQNPELVLD
- the LOC118221607 gene encoding probable crossover junction endonuclease EME2 isoform X1, which encodes MSLLRRTATWEISESEGESDSEIKSKSTYDLPKTDEPITQRIQTEKCDAPARRSEAQNLSVPSTVAPSTPSPGKRRRRTKEEIDADKLNLVQKKKVREKLRNEKAQEKEKKRQEQQRRKQDAERLKCYRPENCLKCLTVCVDSALLQDERSDILLGSLFSLEWKTTIEEQQLLHSITWTRDLPQGEDKPSPVLEEQVLMVLTLNDFLDMVVSIKHAEQKGTEEVAVNSLFKQLSEYLNRNGEKVVTLAVMGPNPNSWTLCSRRHEDQMLRPQMGEEGSDIEEALVFLQLYRNTSVIFLESWQGLTDHVCAITKALSKRPFKQLTEQDNLPFCLDGSWASGVRVERDGTGLSHVWSRQIQQLNRVSPAVAAGVSSAFPSPQLLLQAYKDLDSEVERKGLLADLLAKSGERERRVGPEISNRVYQFLTAQNPELVLD